In the Candidatus Woesearchaeota archaeon genome, AATAATCTGAATAATTTAACTTACTCAGACTTTGAACCATTATTAAATCAAGTTTCAAAAACTCAAAAGAGTAAAAGAGTTAAAGCTGGTGGAATATCTGGATTAAAAGAAGGTGAAGACTATTTAACTGTTCCTGTAGAGAATTCACAAGAGAATATTAGTTTAGGTATTAGTGTTAATGCTTATATGCCTTTAAATCATGAAGCAAGTAAATTGATTGCTTCTAAATCTATAGGTGGTTGTGAAGGTAAATGGTGTACTGCATATCAAAAAGATTCTAGCTATTGGAATGATTATACTAGGAAAAATGATATTGTTCTAATTTATATTTTAATAGAAACAGAAGGTGATACTAATAAATATGCTATTGCGTATGACTATGACTCTGAGAATATGGAAATATTTAACCAATATGATAGAAAAACTTCTGAAGAAGATTTTGAAGAAGATGTAAATATAAAAGCAGATGATTTTATTATAAACTCTGTCGTTAGTAAAGCTTATACTATTCTACAAAATCAACCTAATGAAATGGATGAAATAGTAGCTCAACTAAAGAAAGGTGAGGTTACAGAAGATTTAGTGGATAAAATGAATGAGTTTCTTGATAGTGAAGATTTAGAATATTATGGTGGTACTCTTCTATTAGATATGGACTCTTCTTACTTTAATGACTCTACTGATGATACCTATGTAAATGGTATTGTGCTATCTGAAGACTGGGATCTTTATACACCAAGTGTTGACTATATGACTAATGAACAGGTATTTGATAGCGTTATAGGATATTCTCTGAATTCTAAAAACAAAAAACTGTTAATAAAAAATATTAAAGAAATTTATCCAGAGTTTGATGAAGATATTTTAGATAAATCAAATTATCAGGATTATTATGAATACTTTGAAGAAAATAATATAATAGAAATACATGATGGTATTAATGTAGCTTTTCGTAATGCTATGGAAACTGCTGAATATGATGCTTTTTATACTGATATAACTGAAGCTTATGATGAAGCTGTAAGTGATATGGGTTCAATCTTTAGTAATAGGTGGGAAGGTATGATAGAGTTAAATTTATCTACTCTAGCTGATATATTTAGTGAATATACCAGTGATGAAGGTATTAACCTTACTGAACACTTTGAGCTATCTCTAGGGATAAATTGGGATTACTATCAAGCAGACATAGATGATAAAAACTTCAATAATATAGTGGAACAAAATATTATAGAAATATCAGAGTTTATTGATCTAGCTTAAATAACCTTTAAATATTTTCCTAACTATATATAGTATAAAACTATGAGGTGTAATTATATGAAATTAACAAAAGACTATGTAATAGAGGGAAAAATTGTTAGGGCTGGTGCTATTCTTGATTTACAAGAAAATACAACTCCTCTTGATGAAGGTATTGTAGATTTTTTTAAAAAGATTTTAAAAAACTTAGCAAAAAAGATTTTTAAAAGAAATCCATATATTGTAGATTTTGACTTTGATGTACCTGATGCTTATTCTACAAGTGATGGTGACTTGATTGGTTATTATGCATACCTATCTGGTGGTGCTGAAATTAGATTGAACTATTTGATGGATGGAAATAATGATAAATTATTTTCTGTAGACTATATTGCTGATGGTGATGCTTATGATAAACCTAGCCGATCAATTCTTCTGGACCCTGATGCTTCTAATAAAGAGATTAATGATGCTGTTAATGATTTGATTTCTAATAACCTTCAGGAAGGAATATTTTCTACAATAGAAAAGAGATTTCTTGAAAGGGTTTCTCCTGCTAAAGATGAAGTTTATGCTTGGATTGAAGACCCTGAATGGATGGATGCTAGACTTGATATTATACAGGATGAAAAACTAGCTAGAGTTTATACTGAGTATGCTAGAACTGTAGAAGGTAGACCAGTTTCGCAAGCTTCTTTTATCACTTATACTAAACAATATCTAAATAATAATGGATTATCTAATAAATGGACTAGAGGGGCTTATACTCCTAATAAACCTAAGAAAATGAATCCTATTATTACTCCCTCTGAACAGGCTAATGTTACAGCTTTAGCCAGTAATTCTGATATGATATTTGGATGGAAAGAAGCCTTTGGTGATATGGAAGATGATTTTGAAGAACTACTGGATGATCAAGAAAATATGCCTTATGGACAGCTTGTTTATGGGAGTGGTGGATCAGGGAAAAGCTATTTTTATGTAAATGAAGCACATAAATATGATGCTGAAATTATTAAAGGGGCTCCTAATACAGCGAGACTTGTAAGAATTCTTTATGATTATAGAGATAAAGAAGTAATCATTTTTGATGATGCAGATAGTATTGTAACTACTGCTAACTCAGCTAATATCTTAAAAATGGCTCTGGATGATACTGCTGAAGGAAGAGTTATCTATTTACCTAAAAGTTCTGGTGCTGACTTAAAAGGTATAGAACCTGATGTATATGATACCGATGGTAACTTAGTTCAAGCTTTCCATTTTAATGCTAGTATTGTAATTATTACTAATCTTGGAGGTCTTAAAAATACAGCATTAAGATCACGTTTGTATCTTAATCCTATTTTTATGACTAAAGAGGATATTATTGAAAAGATTATGTTAACTGTAGACCCTAGTTCTTTAGGTGCTAGTGAAGCCGATAGTAGGATGGTAGCTGATTTCTTAGTTACCTTAGTCCAGAATGATGATTTGGATATTACAAATGATCAGCTTTCCTATAGATTTTTCAAAATAGGTTTAAAACTGAGAAAAAGATATCCTGATAACTGGACAGGTAAGCTACTAAGAAAACTTGGTATTGGAATTAGATCATCTTACAAAGATTTAAAATAGTATAAGAGGTAAAAATTATGAGTGTAAACTTAAAAAAACTGTATGAAGGTACTGAAAGATTAGAGGATGGTCGTTATCGTATTATAGAAAAGATGGAAATGACACCTAATAGGGTTAAGAAACTTCCTTTACAAGAAAGTATTTTAATTGAGGGTAGTGAAACTCCTTGTAGAGGTGCATATACGTTTAAAATATGGGAACTAGATCAAAAGAATCTTAATGAACGTGTATATTCTACACCTTTAGCAAAAAGAGTCATTGAACAGGATAAGGTAACTTTAGGACTTTCTAATCATCCTGAAGATGATGGAGATGTAAGGGACATCTTTGCTGTAGAAAAGAATCCTAGAGTAGAAGAAGGATGGATGGTTACTGATTTTTTCCTTGTAGGGGATAAAGGTGGTCATGTTAAAGAAATCCTTGAAGCTGGGGGTTCTATTGGAGTATCTAGCTCTGCTTTAGGGGAACTTAATGAATCTACTGGTGAAGTAATGGTTGAATCTTTTGAATTGGAAAGATATGGGGATCATGTTATGAACCCTTCTAATGGATATGAAAATCAATTAGTAAAAACTACACAAATGGGGGAATCTGTTCAAAATGAAGAAAATAAACCTTCTGAAATAGATTTAACTATTAGTAATGAACTTACTGAAAAAACAGAGAGGTATAATGTTATGAGTACAAAGGAACAGAAGCTACATGAGAAGGTATTGACTACCAATATTAAAGCACTTCTTAAAGAAGCAAAAAGTATCTCTGATGAATATAATAGACTAAATTCATTAGAAGAGATTATGACTTATTTTGATGAAGATTTTGCTAATGATGGACTACGTGAAAGTGTTGAAGTTTCTATCAAAGAGACTAAGACTGAAATTGCTGAACTTACTGCAAAGGGTAGAGAAGCAGAAACTTTAGCTAAGAAAGTAGAAGAGTCTGAAGAGGCTACTAAGACTTTAGAAGAGGCTATGGCTGAAAAGGAAAAAGAATTAGCTGTATTGAAAGAAGCTATGACTGAAACTAAGAAACGATATCAGCGTGTAAAAGGTCTGGTAGAAAAGTCTAATGATTCTAAAGAACTTACTGAAAAAGTAGAAATTATGGAAAGGGAAAAAGATGAAGCTGTTCAGGGTGTTGTTGATAATCAGTCTAAACTAGAAGAAGCTGAAAAGGGTCTAAAAGTTATTGAGGCTGAAAGAGATAGTCTGGTAGAAGCTGTAAAAACTCTTGAAGGTGAAAGAGATTCTTTGACTGAGGCGGTTAAGAAATCTTCTAAAAGAACTACTGCTATCAAAGAAAGAAAAACCAAAAGACCTATTTCTTCTAGAGATAGAAAGATTACTGAAAAAGTAGCTCAGAAATATGGTGGTAAAGAATTTACTGAATCTGATAAGGTAGTTGACTACTATGAATATAGTGTTAAAAAGAATCCTAAACTTGCTGAAATCAAGGAAAAGGTTCTTGAATCTAAAACTGTTTCCGATGCTCAGATTAGAATTCTGAGATTTGAGAATCAGGAAGATATTAAAGAAGATTTAAGACGAAGAGAAAAAGAAATGAAATTCTTAGATGAATTTGGTGATCTACCTTTACAGGAAAGTAAAACTCTTTCTTTAAAAGATGGTCTTTGGTAAAAAAATAAATATAAAGAGGTAAAATATTATGAGTACAGTGAATTTGAGTGCCAGTAATGGTGTAAGTTTTGGACATAAGCATACTGTAGTAGCTGGTGATGTTACAGATGGTGCTATTATTTTTGATTTTGGTACAGACTTTCCTATCGTTGCTTCCATTATAGTAACTGATGATGCTGGTATTTATGCTCCTTTGGTAGATGCTGTTATTACGTATCCTGCTGATGGACAAGTTAGTCTTGCTGATGGGGCTATTACTTTTGCTTTGGTAGCTGGTCAAGTTGTTTCTGTAATTGCACAGAGAGATAAAGCATAGAGTTAAATCAGATATCCCCTTTAATCATATTGATTAAGGGGGATTATATTAAATAGAGGTAAATTATGGCTGATAAAAAGAAAGATTCTGCGGAAGCTACAAAAGTTATTAAAGCTTTAGAAGCTAACTTAGGAAGTTCTAATGAAGATCAAGGTAAACTAATTCAAATTATGAAAGGTTTGGCTTTTTCTGATGCTCCTGAAGCTAATAAGTTTATGAAAGAAGTAAATGACTTTACTACTAAGTTAGCAAAGAAAATGGGAAGTGATAAGAAAGAATCCATATTGAAACTATCTAAAGATTATTTTATTGAAGGTAGTATTATAAAAAAAGGAACTGAACTAAATATTATAGAAGCTAGTACTGCTACTGCTAAGTGTCCGACTTGTGGTAGTAAATATCTGAAAGCTACTAAATATTGTGTAAAATGTAAGAAGAAGGTTAAGGAATCATCTTTAAATGAATCAGGGGACGATGACTTTGATATTGGTGATGAAGTAATATTGACTTCAGAGGCAATAGCTAATTATGGTTCAAAATATAGTAATAAGATATTTACTATAGAATCGGTAGCCTATAGTGAAAAAGATCATTTTGGTTATGATAATGCTATGGAGGGGATGGGATTATATGACTTAGTAGATTTTCCAAATAGTGTCTATGCTTATGAACTTGAATACGCTAATTAAAAGTTAAAAGCTTTAATCTATCCTATTAGGAATTATTATCTTAGTAGGACTGATTAAACCTTTTAAAAATGGTTTAACTATTATAGTAACAGGATATGGAAACCTTTTGGTTTTCACTTAACTATTTAAACAGAATTAAGAAAAAAACTAGAATCCATTATATGAGGGTTTTAGAATTTAGTTTATTACAATAATTTGAGTAATAAATCTCGTATTGGTGATGTATCTATACCATAGAATCAGCTTAATTCAAGCAAAAAACAAAAAAATTTATGAGAGGTAAATTATTATGGCTACTAAAAAAACTAGACCTTCCACACGTGGTTTCTCTCGTTCTATGGGACTGAAAGAATCACAAATGAGAGAACAGTATAATGAGTTTGAACAATCCCGAAAGAGATTGGAAGAGAAACTTATTGATAAATGGGAAAATAAAGAAGGACTTGACCTTGGAAATGGTAAATTGGCTTCACTTTATGAATCTAATCCTAAGAAAGCTTCTGGACTTGCATTGTTCCTCGAAGCAACTCAGAAGAATGTATCTCAGTTAAATGAATATCAAACTTCTGCTTTTATGGGTGTTACTCCCCAAGAAATCGTTAAGATTGCTCGAATTGCATATCCTAATGCAGTAATGGGAGACCTTTTTGATGTTTGGGGTATGGAATCTGTTAAGGATACTTTCTATAAGATTGAATCTAAAGTTGGTTCTACTGCTAGAGGTGCTACTGAAGGTGATGTTATTCAGGAATCTTTTAGTGATGGTAGATACTCTTCTGAAATCATAGAAGATGAATCTGCTGGAGATGGAACTGATAACTACACTGGTACTATTACCCCTGCTCCTATTCGTCCTTTCCAAACTAAGATTTGGTTGAATGATGAACAGATTGGTGTTGATGATGGTGCTGGAAACTTGATTGGTTCTGGTATTTCTGTAGGTACTATAGACAATACTACTGGTAATTATGATATTACTCTAACCTCCACTATTGATAGTACTTATACTCTTTTAGTTGAATGTGCATATAATTCTGAAGATGAAGATAATTTTGCACAGCAAGGAACAGTTAAACTTGACCTTGTAGCTTATGACTTTAGAGCTAAGTTTTTCTCCCTTGGTGTAAGTTGGCACGCAATGGCTGAAGAGATTATGCAGTCTAAGCTTCGAACTTCTGCTAGAGATACCCTTATTCAGTCTGCTTCTGAGTTGATGATTAAGAATATGGATGAACTGGCATTGCGATATGGTAAGAAAGCTTCTTCTTGGCATCAAGCTTCTAATCCTATTGCCTTTAATGCTGACTTTGCTTCTGCTGGTGCTGACTCCAGTTATGCAAGGGCACAGGATATTACCGATGAAGCTATTGATAAGGCTACAGGACTTGCTTACAATGCTCTTGGTCGTTATGCTTCTCAGTATAACCTTGTATGTGGTACTTCTGCTAATAGCTACCTGAAGAAGCACAAGCTGTATAGCCCTGATAATGCTCAATCTCGTATTGGTGTTTTCAAGACTGGTACTTTGGATTCTATGGGTGTATATAAAGCTCCTTCTGACCTTGTGGGTGCTAATGATATTTATATCTTTGGTAAGGGAACTGATGCAATGAATGTAGATTCTGCTGTATCTGTAGGTACTTATCGACTAGGTATGGAAACTGACACATTGACTAGAAAGTCTTTTGACAGTGAAAAGGGTCTTGGTGCTATGGCTGATTTTAGAATCAATGAAAAGAGATTTGCTTCTAAGGTTAGTATCACTGGCCTTAACTAGAATTAAAATTTATCACCCCTCCTCCTTGGGGTGATTTTCTTCCTCCTTGCCCCCTTTTTTTAGGGGGCTTTTTATTTACGATACACCTAAGATTGATCCTAAAAACACTATTGTAGAGGCTAAAGAGGGTGTGTTCATTATCAAAGGACACTTTAAGTCTGCGTTTAATCAGATAACTCCTATTAAGATTAACTAGTTGGATCTCCATGATAGGTTTAGTTTTTAACTATCCCTATCATGGAAGATTATATTATTTATTTTGCACTAAACCCACAAGAAAATGCTATCAAGATAGGTCGTACCAAAAATCTTGATAGTCGTTTATCTACCCTACAGACAGGGAATATTCATAAACTTAGACTAATAGCAAAACTCCCTAATGTCTCTGCTTCTTTTGAATCTCATATTCATGATATGTGTAAAGCCTATCATAAGAGAGGTGAATGGTTTTCTATAGAAGCACTAGATCATTTATTAAAACATCCTTTCTATTCCTCAGAAATAGAACTATTAAAATCTAAATAACTATTCTAATATTAAATAATATGAGGTACATCTATGGAACTAGAAAAAGAAGACTTAATAGAAAATAGACAACTAATTGAAATTCATGTTGGGGTTGATGGTAAGAATCAAGAGATTTATGTTGTATATAATAAGTCAGATAATGATTGGTACTATAAACTATTAGATTTAGATGAAGGGGAAGAAAAGATACTTCCAGTTTTCAATGATAGTGATCAGTTTATATTTCTTCATAAAGCTTTAGATGAAAAGAAATATATAGAAGTAAAAGCTTATATAGAAGAATCATTTTAAAAGAGGTGTATAATGGCATATTTAATTAAAGTAATAGTTAGTGTTGACTCTACTAATATATGGGAGTTTAAACCTACAGACTCAGGATATAATAAGTTCTCTTTAAAAGCATCAGAACAGCAGATTAAAACTCTGTTAAGAAAGATAAAAGCTAAAGATGATGTTACTTCTCCTAATAGCTCTAGGGGGATTACATATCAACAAATGATTGATGAAATTAAATCAGATAGAGATAATATTATATATGTATGGTCTACAATGTATCCTAAATCTGTTAATGAAGCTATGGGGTTAATAAAATGAAGAAGACAATAAAGACAGTATTAATTAAAATAGGACTATGGTTGTCATTTCTAGGGGGTCTGTTCTTCACTTTATTTAAAGTACTAACTAACAGTCAAAAAACTGCAAAAGACCTCACAGAGAAGCAGGAGAAGACAGAGTTAGTAATTAAAGAGTATAAAGACATTATA is a window encoding:
- a CDS encoding GIY-YIG nuclease family protein — translated: MEDYIIYFALNPQENAIKIGRTKNLDSRLSTLQTGNIHKLRLIAKLPNVSASFESHIHDMCKAYHKRGEWFSIEALDHLLKHPFYSSEIELLKSK